A section of the Oreochromis niloticus isolate F11D_XX linkage group LG9, O_niloticus_UMD_NMBU, whole genome shotgun sequence genome encodes:
- the nom1 gene encoding nucleolar MIF4G domain-containing protein 1 — MKGNWKQKGKNTKNKKKGNAVLQKYREAVDVFIKSKGGSEEAESDQRLRFVKKKSRKELRKEKRKMKKAKMKSHYEGKKTLSLPPSDEGNPRIRADKQQQPQTQKKKMEKTKKEGSKSHPIEPKDKSVKSETPPPSKKGKRVNKLQETRKMALMEANEQEDREIKKLERCLGLNKRKNKKSLPQSFVADGLDYILGVLDSGSSAVGLYEDDDVDMETAKENFKKLDDSQGSDEDPEAEGEMASEGSDDDIDDDGEDEDDDMSNEEDADEDEEMEDDQEGLNDSDGPDSEDEKEGETEEETDAPDTKTETVTSTSGKYVPPHLRNMGDDKRKAELEKLKRNVKGLMNRLSEPNMSSICGQLEELYMSSSRKDMNDTLTELLLAACVTPTLMPDRLLMEHILLVSILHHAVGLEVGAHFLETVVRKFDEHYKNPSGGKECDNLIAIVAHLYNFQVVHSVLIFDMLKLLVGTFTEKDIELVLFVLRNVGFALRKDDPLALKELISEAQHKASNMGSKFQDQTRVRFMLETMMALKNNDMRKIPGYDPEPVERLRKLQRTLIHRSAGGSDMKLRVSLDNLLAAEQVGRWWIVGSSWSGAPMISKQEDTTTKQRPAEGQFSAKVLELARKQRMNTDVRRNIFCVLMTSEDYLDAFEKLLRMGLKDKQEREIVHVLMDCCLQEKNFNAFYVILGEKFCSHDRRFQMTFQFSLWDKFRELPNLSSSTFNNLVQLVTCFLQRKCLSLSILKVIEFGELDKPTVRFLRQLITKLLKETEPEELASIFGRISGIPKLGMLREGLKLFIDHFLLKNVQSQGAPEQAALLSERAQLATKAMEAKETKLKL, encoded by the exons ATGAAAGGTAACTGGAAGCAGAAAGGTAAGAACACGAAGAATAAGAAGAAAGGCAATGCCGTGTTACAGAAGTACAGGGAGGCAGTGGATGTCTTCATTAAAAGCAAAGGTGGCTCGGAAGAAGCGGAGAGTGACCAGAGGTTGAGATTTGTGAAGAAGAAGAGCCGAAAGGAACTACGCAAGGAAAAGCGGAAaatgaaaaaagccaaaatgaAAAGTCACTACGAGGGCAAAAAGACTCTCTCTCTGCCCCCAAGTGATGAAGGAAACCCGAGAATAAGAGCGGACaagcaacaacaaccacagacgcagaaaaagaaaatggagaaaacaaagaagGAAGGGTCGAAGTCTCATCCAATCGAGCCTAAAGACAAGTCAGTCAAGTCTGAGACACCACCTCCTTCCAAGAAAGGCAAGCGAGTCAATAAGCttcaggaaacaagaaaaatggCACTTATGGAGGCAAATGAACAAGAGGACAGAGAAATAAAGAAGCTGGAGCGATGTCTTGGATTAaacaagaggaaaaacaaaaaaagtctcCCTCAGTCTTTTGTGGCTGATGGACTTGATTACATCCTCGGGGTGCTTGACTCTGGATCATCAGCTGTGGGGTTGTatgaagatgatgatgttgACATGGAAACAGCCAAAGAGAACTTTAAAAAGCTAGATGACTCTCAGGGGTCAGACGAGGACCCGGAAGCTGAAGGTGAGATGGCGAGTGAAGGCAGCGATGATGACATTGATGATGACGGtgaggatgaagatgatgacATGTCTAATGAAGAGGACGCTGATGAAGATGAGGAAATGGAGGATGACCAAGAGGGGCTTAATGATAGTGACGGGCCTGACTCGGAGGATGAAAAAGAAGGGGAAACAGAGGAAGAAACAGACGCTCCTgatacaaaaacagaaact GTCACCTCCACAAGTGGCAAGTACGTGCCACCTCATTTGCGTAACATGGGAGATGATAAACGCAAAGCTGAGCTAGAAAAACTGAAGAGGAACGTGAAAGGTCTGATGAACAG GTTGAGCGAGCCCAACATGTCATCCATCTGCGGTCAGCTAGAGGAGCTGTATATGAGCTCCAGCAGGAAGGACATGAACGACACCCTGACAGAGTTGCTGCTAGCAGCTTGCGTCACCCCGACCCTGATGCCAGACAGATTACTGATGGAGCACATCCTGCTTGTCAGCATcctccatcatgctgtgggctTGGAG GTAGGAGCCCATTTTCTGGAGACAGTTGTGCGAAAGTTTGACGAGCACTACAAGAACCCGAGTGGAGGCAAAGAGTGCGACAACCTGATCGCCATCGTTGCTCACCTGTATAACTTCCAGGTGGTACATTCCGTCCTCATCTTCGACATGCTAAAACTGCTGGTGGGAACATTTACAGAAAAGGACATCGAGCTGGTCCTGTTTGTGCTGAGGAATGTGGGCTTCGCCCTGAGGAAGGACGATCCTCTGGCTCTGAAGGAGCTCATCTCTGAAGCCCAACACAAGGCCAGCAATATGGGGTCGAAGTTTCAGGATCAAACCAGG GTGCGTTTCATGCTGGAAACAATGATGGCATTGAAAAACAATGACATGAGGAAGATCCCTGGCTATGATCCCGAGCCTGTGGAGAGACTAAGGAAGCTGCAGAGGACTCTG ATCCACAGAAGCGCAGGGGGCAGTGACATGAAGCTGAGGGTCTCTCTTGATAATCTCCTGGCAGCAGAGCAGGTGGGCCGCTGGTGGATTGTCGGCTCATCGTGGAGCGGCGCTCCCATGATCAGCAAGCAAGAGGACACAACCACAAAACAACGCCCTGCTGAAGGACAG tttagtgCCAAAGTGTTAGAGCTGGCCAGGAAACAGAGGATGAACACTGATGTCAGAAGGAACATCTTCTGCGTGCTTATGACCAGTGAAGATTACCTGGATGCATTTGAGAAGCTGTTGAG gatgGGTCTGAAGGAcaagcaggagagagagattgTTCATGTTCTGATGGACTGCTGTCTCCAAGAGAAAAACTTCAACGCCTTTTACGTCATACTGGGAGAGAAATTCTGCTCACATGACCGTCGCTTCCAG ATGACTTTCCAGTTCAGCCTCTGGGACAAGTTCAGGGAGCTGCCCAACCTTTCCAGCAGCACCTTTAACAATCTGGTCCAGCTGGTCACCTGCTTCCTTCAGAGGAAATGCCTCTCACTCTCCATTCTCAAA GTAATAGAGTTTGGGGAACTAGATAAGCCCACAGTGCGCTTCTTGCGTCAGCTGATAACCAAACTACTGAAAGAAACTGAGCCCGAGGAGCTGGCCAGCATATTTGGAAG GATTTCAGGAATTCCCAAGCTAGGAATGCTGAGGGAGGGCTTGAAGCTTTTCATAGACCACTTCCTCCTGAAGAACGTCCAGTCCCAGGGAGCACCGGAGCAAGCAGCATTGCTGTCAGAGCGTGCCCAACTCGCCACCAAAGCCATGGAGGCAAAAGAGACAAAGctaaaactgtaa